The nucleotide window ATCTCTTCCGCTTCCTCGTCGGCGTCCAGCCACACACCCAGGCCGCCATCGCGGGCCTTGAGGGCGCGGGAATGGTCACGCCACAGGGCCAGGGGCACGATCAGGTCGTCGCAGTTGGAAATGCCATCGAGGGTCGCGTCCTTGGGCAGCAGGTGCCAGGTTTCGTCGATGACCTCGTTGTTCTTAATGATTCGCTGCATAGACGCGTTCCTTGAAGAGGTCGATGCCGATACGTTGGTAAGTGTCGATGAAACGCTCGTCTTCGGTACGTTGTTCGATGTACACGTCGATCAGCTTCTCGATCACGTCTGGCATGTCGTCCTGGGCAAACGAAGGCCCGAGGATCTTGCCCAGGCTGGCGTCGCGAGTGCCGCTGCCACCCAGGGAGACCTGGTAGAACTCTTCGCCTTTCTTGTCCACGCCCAGGATGCCGATGTGGCCGACATGGTGGTGACCGCAGGCGTTCATGCAGCCGGAAATGTTCAGGTCCAGTTCGCCGATGTCGAACAGGTAGTCCAGGTCGTCGAAACGACGCTGGATCGATTCGGCGATCGGAATCGACTTGGCGTTGGCCAGGGAGCAGAAGTCGCCACCCGGGCAGCAGATCATGTCGGTCAGCAGGCCGATGTTCGGCGTGGCGAAACCCTGTTCGCGCAATTCGCCCCACAGGGTGAACAACTGGCTCTGTTCGACGTCTGCCAGGATGATGTTCTGCTCGTGGGAAGTGCGCAACTGACCGAAGCTGTAGCGCTCGGCCAGGTCGGCCACGGCGTCCAGCTGCTTGTCGGTGATATCACCCGGCGCAACACCGGTCGGCTTCAGGGACAGCGTGACCGCGATGTAGCCAGGCTTCTTGTGGGCCAGGGTGTTGCGGCTGCGCCAGCGGGCGAAGCCCGGATATTCCTTGTCGAGCGCTACGAAGTCCTGGTTGTCCAGGGCCTTGTACTGCGGGTCGACGAAGTGCTTGGCCACGCGATGGACTTCGGCTTCGGTCAGGGTGGTCTGGCCGCCACGCAGGTGAACCATTTCGGCTTCGACCTTCTCGGCGAACACTTCAGGTGTCAGGGCCTTGACCAGGATCTTGATCCGCGCCTTGTACTTGTTGTCGCGACGGCCGTAGCGGTTGTACACCCGCAGGATGGCGTCGAGATAGCTCAGCAGGTCCTGCCAGGGCAGGAACTCATTGATGAATGCACCCACCACCGGCGTACGACCGAGGCCGCCGCCCACCAGCACGCGAAAGCCCAGTTCGCCAGCGGCGTTGTAGACCGCCTCCAGGCCGATGTCATGGACTTCGATGGCGGCGCGGTCCGAGGTCGAGCCGTTGATGGCGATCTTGAACTTGCGCGGCAGGTAGGCGAATTCCGGGTGGAAGGTGGTCCACTGACGGACGATCTCGCACCACGGACGCGGGTCGATCAATTCATCGGCCGCGACACCGGCGAACTGGTCGGTGGTGACGTTGCGCAGGCAGTTGCCGCTGGTCTGGATCGCGTGCATCTGCACGGTGGCCAGCTCGGCCAGGATCTCCGGCACGTCTTCCAGGGCCGGCCAGTTGTACTGGACGTTCTGTCGCGTACTGATGTGGGCGTAGCCCTTGTCGTAGTCGCGGGCAATCTGGGCCAGCTTGCGCACCTGGCGCGAGGTCAGTTGGCCATAAGGCACCGCCACCCGCAGCATCGGGGCGAAACGCTGGATGTACAGGCCGTTCTGCAGGCGCAGAGGGCGGAATTCTTCTTCGCTCAGCTCGCCTGCCAGATAGCGTCGGGTCTGATCACGGAACTGCTTGACGCGGTCCTCGATGATCCGCTGATCGTACTCGTCATATACGTACATATAAGTCTCGGTCTCAGGCTTGGGCCGATCAGAAACAGCTGCGTATTGGCTCGCTGGAATCGGGTTCTGCCTCGGCAATTCTGCGCGCACGGCCGCGCACTCCTATAGGAGCCGGTGCAAGATACCTGTTTTGAGTTATGCGCAAAAGTGATGTTTGAGTATATGTAAAGAACCAAATGACCTAATGGGATCTATCGGCCCGGAACCCACATTTGTCGTATGGGCAATCATCGTCTTAACTGTGGTCGAGTCCCTATGCAATCACCTAAAAAACCGACAAGAGGCGATGCAATGAGCAATCCGACCAAAGCAAGGAAAAGCGACAGTACCGTTGATGCCTGGGCCATTCTGTTCCTTATTGTCCTGGTGGTGGGCACGGCGGTGTTCTGGGTCAGTCACCAGTAATCGGTCGTCCAATGCAATGAAAAACCTGTGGGAGCAGGCCTGTGGGAGCAAAGCCTGTGGGAGCAAAGCTTGCTCGCGACGCAAACGACACGGTCGAGACCGCGTCATCGTTCATCGCGAGCAAGCTTTGCTCCCACAGGCTCGCTCCTACAGGGGGTGATGTGCAGGAGAGAGTCTTATAGCCCCGCCAGATGCACCACCAGCTTGACGATGCCGAACAGCGTCAGGGCGAAGATCACCGTGAAGGCGATCCCCAGTATCACGAAGTGACTCGGTTTGCCGTGGGTAAAGTCACGGGCGCGGTTCTTGCCGCTCTGCACGCCGAAGGCGGCGGCCAGTACGCTGTGCATCATCTGCAGCAGGGTCGGCGGCTTGTTGTCGGCTGGATCGTCCATAAATCCCTCGTCTGCTATGGGTCTGGGACAAGCATAGACAACCCGTGAAAAAAAGGATCACGGCCGTTGCCGACCGTGATCCCTTCACTCAGTTGTCGTAACCCAGGTTCGGCGCCAGCCAGCGCTCGGTCACACTCAGCTCCTGGCCCTTGCGGCCGGTGTAGCTCTGGACCTGGTCCTTGTCGATCTTGCCCACGGCGAAGTATTGCGCCTGGGGATGGGCGAAGTACCAGCCACTGACCGCCGCCGCCGGGAACATGGCGTAGTGCTCGGTGAGGAACACGCCGCTGCGGCCGGCTTTCAGTTCGCTGGCCTCGGGGTCGAGCAGGCGGAACAGCGTGGCTTTCTCGGTGTGATCCGGGCACGCCGGGTAACCGGGGGCAGGGCGGATGCCGGTGTACTGCTCCTTGATCAGCGCCTCGTTGTCCAGGCTTTCGTCCTTGGCATAACCCCAGTGTTCCTTGCGCACCTGCTGGTGCAGCCACTCGGCGCAGGCCTCGGCCAGACGGTCGGCCAGGGCCTTGACCATGATCGAGTTGTAGTCGTCGCCGGCTTGCTGGTAGGCCTTCGCCACTTCTTCGGCACCGATGCCGGCGGTGGTGATGAAGCCGCCCACGTAGTCGGTCACGCCGCTGTCCTTCGGCGCGACGAAGTCGGCCAGGGAGAAGTTCGGCTTGCCGTCGGTCTTGATGATCTGCTGGCGCAGGTGATGCAGGCGGGCCAGCGGCTTGCCGTCGTCACCGTAGACTTCCAGGTCGTCGTCATGCACCTGGTTGGCCGGCCAGAAACCGAACACTGCGCGGGCGCTGATGAGTTTTTCGTCGATCAGCTTGCGCAGCATCGCCTGGGCATCGGCGTACAGCGCGGTGGCGGCTTCGCCGACCACCTCGTCGGTGAGGATGCGCGGGAACTTGCCCGCCAGGTCCCAGGAAATGAAGAACGGCGTCCAGTCGATGTATTCGGCCAGGACGTTCAGGTCGATGTCGTTCAGCACCCGGGCACCGGTGAACGTCGGCTTGACCGGCTGGTAGCTGCTCCAGTCGAACTGCGGCTTCTTGGCGAGGGCGGCGGGGTAGCTCAAGCGTTCGGTACGGGCGCTGCGGTTGGCGGTGCGCTCGCGGACCTCGATGTAGTCCTGGCGGGTTTTCTCGACGAACGCCGGTTTCAGTTCCTTGGACAGCAACTGGGTCGCCACCCCGACGGCGCGGGAGGCGTCGGTGACGTAGATCACCGCGTCATTGCTGTACTTGGGCTCGATCTTCACCGCCGTGTGGGCCTTGGACGTCGTGGCGCCACCGATCATCAGCGGCAGATGGAAATCCTGGCGCTGCATCTCGCGGGCCACGTGCACCATCTCATCCAGGGACGGCGTGATCAGGCCGGACAGGCCGATGATGTCGCATTTCTCCTCCTTGGCCACCTGCAGGATCTTTTCCGCCGGCACCATCACGCCCAGGTCGACGATGTCATAACCGTTGCAACCGAGCACCACGCCGACGATGTTCTTGCCGATGTCATGGACGTCGCCCTTGACCGTCGCCATCAGGATCTTGCCCTTGGCCTCCGGCTTGTCGCCTTTTTCCGCCTCGATGAACGGAATCAGGTGGGCCACGGCCTGTTTCATCACACGAGCGGACTTGACCACCTGGGGCAGGAACATCTTGCCGGCGCCGAACAGGTCGCCAACGATATTCATGCCGGCCATCAACGGACCTTCGATGACTTCGATAGGACGGGCGAACGACAGGCGCGATTCCTCGGTGTCCTCGACGATATGGGTGGTGATGCCCTTGACCAGCGCATGCTCCAGGCGCTTGTTGACGTCCCAGTTGCGCCATTCCTCGGTTTCCGCTTCCTTGGTGCTGCCGTCGCCCTTGTACTTGTCGGCGATGGCGAGCAGGGCGTCGGTGCCTTCCGGGGTGCGGTTGAGGATCACGTCTTCCACGGCGTCGCGCAGTTCCGCCGGGATCTGGTCGTAGATCTCCAGCTGGCCGGCGTTGACGATACCCATGGTCAGGCCTGCGCGGATCGCGTACAGCAGGAACACCGAGTGGATCGCCTCGCGCACCGGATTGTTGCCCCGGAACGAGAACGACACGTTGGACACCCCGCCGGAGGTCAGCGCGTAGGGCAGTTCGTCGCGGATGTAGGCGCAGGCATTGATGAAGTCCACGGCATAGTTGTTGTGTTCTTCGATACCGGTGGCGACGGCGAAAATGTTCGGGTCGAAGATGATGTCTTCCGGCGGGAAACCCACTTCATTGACCAGGATGTCGTAGGAGCGCTTGCAGATTTCCTTCTTGCGCGCCTCGGTGTCGGCCTGGCCGGCTTCGTCGAACGCCATCACCACCACGGCGGCGCCGTAGCGCTTGCACAGCTTGGCGTGGTGGATGAACTGCTCGACGCCTTCCTTCATGCTGATGGAGTTGACGATGCCTTTGCCCTGAATGCACTTGAGGCCGGCTTCGATCACTTCCCATTTCGACGAGTCGATCATGATCGGCACGCGGGAAATGTCCGGTTCGCCGGCAATCAGATTGAGGAAGGTCACCATGGCCTTCTTCGAATCGAGCATGCCCTCGTCCATGTTGATGTCGATCACCTGGGCGCCGGCCTCGACCTGCTGCAGGGCCACTTCCAGGGCTTCGGTGTAGTTGTCTTCGCGGATCAGCCGGGCGAACTTGGCGGAGCCGGTGATGTTGGTCCGCTCGCCGACGTTGACGAACAGCGAGCTGCGATCGATGGTGAACGGTTCCAGACCCGACAGGCGACAGGCCCGGGGAATTTCCGGAATCTGCCGCGGCGCATAGCCGGCCACGGCCTTGGCGATGGCTTCGATGTGCGCCGGGGTGGTGCCGCAGCAGCCGCCGACGATGTTCAGGAAGCCGCTCTGGGCGAACTCTTCGATGACCTTGGCGGTTTGCGCCGGCAGTTCGTCGTACTCACCGAACTCGTTGGGCAGGCCGGCGTTCGGGTGCGCCGAGACGTGGGTGCTGGCTTTGTTCGACAGCTCTTCCAGGTACGGGCGCAGTTCGCTGGCGCCGAGGGCGCAGTTGAGGCCGACGGAGATCGGCTTGGCGTGGGCCACGGAGTTCCAGAACGCTTCGGTGGTCTGGCCGGAGAGGGTGCGGCCGGAGGCGTCGGTGATGGTGCCGGAAATCATGATCGGCAGTTCGACGCCCAGTTCTTCGTAGACTCCCTGCACGGCGAAGATCGCCGCCTTGGCGTTCAGGGTGTCGAAGATGGTTTCGATCAGGATCAGGTCGGCGCCGCCCTCGATCAGACCCTTGGTGGCTTCGGTGTAGTTCTCCACCAGCTCGTCGAAGGTCACGTTGCGATAGCCGGGGTTGTTCACGTCCGGCGACAGCGAGCAGGTGCGGCTGGTCGGGCCGAGCACGCCGGCGACGAAGCGCGGCTTGTCCGGGGTTTCGAGGGTCTTGGCGTCGGCCACCTTGCGGGCCAGGCGCGCACCCTCCAGGTTCAGCTCATAGGCCAGGCCCTGCATGCCGTAGTCGGCCTGGGACACTTGGGTGGCGTTGAAGGTGTTGGTTTCGAGGATGTCGGCGCCGGCATCCAGGTAGGCTTTTTCAATGGAGCCGATGACATCGGGACGGGTCAGTACGAGCAAGTCGTTGTTGCCCTTGACGTCGCTCGGCCAGTCGGCGAAACGCTTGCCGCGATAGTCCTGTTCCTCCAGCTTGTAGCTCTGGATCATCGTGCCCATGCCGCCGTCGAGGATCAGGATGCGTTCCTTGAGGGCTTGCTGGAGAAGATAAAGGCGAGCGCTGCGATCGGACATAGGACTACCTGGAAAAAAAGACCATTACGAAGCCAGGAATCATAGCAAACCTGTGCCGGATTTGATCGTGGGCGGCTTTTGCATGAATTCTGCTCATGTTTGCAAGCGATTGCTGGCCCGGTAGAATCGCCGTTCCATCTCTTAGGGACCGAGACATGCCGTACCGCGTCTTATTCGGCAGTCTGTTGCTGCTGTTGTCTTTTACCGCAGCCGCCAAGGATCCCGTACCCGCGCTGTCCTACACCCGCGACATCCAGCCGATCTTCACCGAGAAATGCGTGGCCTGCCACGCCTGCTACGACTCCGCCTGCCAGTTGAACCTGGGCAGCGGCGAAGGCGCGGCCCGGGGCGCGAGCAAAATGTCGGTGTATGACGGCGAGCGCCGCCAGGCCGCCGTCCCGACCCGCTTGTTCTATGACGCTTCCGGCCCCCGGGCCTGGCAGCGCAAGGGCTTCTATTCGGTGCTCGATGCCCAGGGCAGCCAGGCTGCGTTGATGGCGCAGATGCTGGCGCTGGGGCACGGCGCGCCGCTGCAACCCAACGCCAAGCTGCCGGAAGACATCGTGCTCGGCCTGGGCCGTGAAAACAGTTGCGCGATGCCGGGGCAATTCGATGGATACGCTGCCGCGCACCCCAGGGAAGGCATGCCCCTGGCGGTCACCGGCCTGACCGATCAGCAATACCAGACCTTGCAACGCTGGCTCGCCGCCGGCGCCCCCATCGACCAGCAAGCCCTGGCTCCGAGCGCCGCCGAAGCCTTGCAGGTGCTGCAGTGGGAAAATCTGCTGAACGCTCCCGGCGCCCGGGAAAGCCTGGTGGCCCGCTGGTTGTTCGAGCATTGGTTCCTGGCCCACATCTACTTCAAGGACGGCGAGCCGGGACATTTCTTCCAGTGGGTGCGCTCGCGCACGCCCAGCGGCCAGCCGATCGACCTGATCAACACCCGTCGCCCGAGCGACGACCCCGGCACCCGCGTCTATTACCGACTCTGGGCGGTGCAAGGGGTGATCGTGCACAAGACCCACATCACCTACGGGCTGAGTGCGGCCAAGATGGCGCGGATCAAGAGCCTGTTCTACAAGGGCAACTGGCAAGTCACGGCGTTGCCCGGCTACGGGCCGGAGCGCCGCTCGAACCCGTTCTCCACCTTTGAAGCGATCCCGGCCCAGGCCCGCTATCAGTTCATGCTCGATAACGCCGAATATTTCGTCCGCACCTTTATCCGCGGCCCGGTGTGCCGGGGCCAGATCGCCACGGATGTGATCCGCGACAACTTCTGGGCGCTGTTCCAGGCCCCTGAGCACGACCTGTACATCACCGATCCGAACTATCGCGGCCAGGCCACGCCATTGCTGGCGATGCCGGGGCAGAACGATGATGTGGGCAGCGTTGTCAGCCTGTGGCTCGACTACCGCGACAAGCGCAACGCGTACGAGGCCCTGCGCCGGGACAATTACGCCGAGTTGCCGGCGCCGAGCTGGTCGACGCTGTGGGCCGGTAACGACAATGCCTTGCTGAGTATTTTCCGACACTTCGACAGTGCCTCGGTCACCAAGGGCCTGATCGGCGAAGTACCGCAGACGATGTGGCTGTTCGACTTTCCGTTGCTGGAGCGCACCTATTACCAGTTGGCGGTGAATTTCGATGTGTTCGGCAACGTCTCCCACCAGGCCCAGACGCGGCTGTACTTCGACCTGATTCGCAATGGCGCGGAACAGAACTTCCTGCGCCTGATGCCGGCCGATGCCCGGGCAGGCTACCTCGACGACTGGTACCAGTCCGGCGGCAAATTCAAGATGTGGCTGGATTACGAGAGCATCGACAATGACAAGCCGACCGCCCTCAAGCTGGACGAGCGCGACCCCAAGGGTGATTTCACCCGGCAGTTGCTGGTCCGCTATGGCGAGCTGAATGCGCGGCCCGATCCGATCAACCGTTGCGACGGTGCCTATTGCTCGCGCCCGAATATTAATCCGGCCTTGCAGAACGCCGAGCAGGCCCTCAGTCGCCTGGTCTCGCGCCCGGCGGCGGGGCTTCGGGTGATCGATCAGTTGCCGGAAGCGACGATGCTGCGCATCGAAACCGCCGACGGTCATCGCGAGATCTACAGCCTGCTGCGCAACCGTGCCCATAGCAATGTGGCGTTCCTGCTGGGCGAGGAGCGGCGCTACCAACCGGGGCTGGACACCTTGACGGTGTATCCGGGGGTGCTCAGCAGCTACCCGAACTTCATGTTCAATGTCCCCGCTGGGCAAGTCCCGGCGTTCGTCGACGCCATGGAGAGCGTTCAGGATGAGCAGGCGTTCGAGCGGATTGTCGAGCGTTGGGGGATTCGTCGCAGTCATCCGCAGTTCTGGTATTACTTCCATGACCTGAGCCGTTACATCGAGGAAACCGAGCCCCTGGAGGCCGGTGTGCTGGACATGAATCGCTACCAGAACCTCTGAGCGGCGTGTCCGGCGGCGAGTTCGTGCCGCCGGCTGCTTTCCTGACAAAAATACTGGGACTTTGTCCGGCGCACTGATTTGGCGTAAACTGCCGGCAAGCCTGCGAGGAGTTTCCATGACCGCCATTACGATTACCGATGCCGCCCACGATTACCTGGCCGACCTGCTGTCCAAGCAGAACACGCCGGGTATCGGGATCCGCATCTTCATCACCCAGCCCGGCACCCAGTACGCAGAGACGTGCATTGCCTACTGCAAGCCGGGGGAAGAAAAACCCGAAGACACCGCGTTGGGGCTCAAGAGCTTCACCGCCTACATCGACTCGTTCAGCGAAGCGTTCCTGGACGATGCGGTCGTCGACTACGCCACCGACCGGATGGGCGGTCAACTGACCATCAAGGCGCCGAATGCCAAAGTGCCGATGGTCAACGCCGACAGCCCGATCAACGAGCGCATCAACTATTACCTGCAAACCGAGATCAACCCGGGGCTGGCCAGCCACGGCGGCCAGGTGTCGCTGATCGACGTGGTGGAAGACGGCATCGCCGTACTCCAGTTCGGCGGCGGCTGCCAGGGCTGCGGCCAGGCTGACGTTACCCTGAAGGAAGGCATCGAGCGCACGTTGCTCGAGCGTATCCCGGAGCTCAAGGGTGTGCGCGACGTAACCGACCATACGCAGAAAGAAAACGCCTACTACTGATCGTCGCTGTTGTGGCGAGGGGATTGGCGAAGGGATTTATGCGGTCAGGGGATTTATGTGGCGAGGGGATTTATCCCCGCTGGGGCGCGTAGCGGCCCTCAACCACCTGAGATATCTCCAACTCAGGGTTGGGGGGGCTGCTACGCAGCCCAGCGGGGATAAATCCCCTCGCCACATAAATCCCCTTGCCACATAAGTCCCTTCGCCACAGGTTCTGTGTTGATTTGATTTTATGGGTCAAGGCCTGTACAGATGAGCATGCCCGGCGCGGTAGAGCGATGAGTCGCTGAACACATCGTTGCCCAGCACCCGTCCCACCAGAATCAGCGCCGTGCGGCGAAAGCCCTTGGCCTGCACCTTTGCGGCAATGTCCGCCAACGTCCCCATCACCCAATCCTGATCCGGCCAGGTCGCGCGGTGAATCACGGCAATCGGGCAATCCGCGCCGTAGTGGGGCAGCAGCTCACCGACGATTTTTTCCAGATGATTGACCCCCAGGTGGATCGCCATGGTCGCTCCATGCTGCGCCAGGCTAACCAGTTCTTCTCCGGCGGGCATCGCGGTCTTGTCCGCGTAGCGGGTAAGAATCACGCTCTGGGAGATGTCCGGCAAGGTCAGTTCGGCGCCCAGCAGGGCGGCGCAGGCTGAGGTGGCGGTCACGCCGGGAATGATCTCGAAGGGGATGCCCAGTTCCCGCAGGCACCGTATCTGCTCGCCGATGGCGCCGTACAGGCTCGGGTCGCCCGAATGCACCCGGGCGACGTCCTGGCCGTTGCGATGGGCTGTCTCCATCAGCGCGATGATCTGTTCCAGATGCAGCTCGGCGCTGTTGATCACCTGTTCGGCGCAATGGCCCTCGAGCACGGCGGCGGGCACCAGGGAGCCGGCATAGATGATCACCGCGCAGCTGCGTACGAGCCGCTGGCCCTTGACGGTGATCAATTCCGGATCGCCGGGGCCGGCGCCGATGAAGTAGACGGTCATGACCGGTTCCTGAAATAAGGTGGGGGAGCGACGCCAGAATGAAGATCGCTCATGATCCATGGGGCGAGATTATCGGGTTTTACGACGCGACCGCCAATGCCAGGGTAGCCTGGGCGCACTTCTGGCGGGGAATCCGCAAGGTGGCGGCGGTCTGTCCAAGCTGTTCGGCGAGGGCCAGCGCCGCGCTTTCGGCAACGCCGTAGCAACCCGTGCGCTCGAAAGCGATCTGCGAAGGGTGGCTGAGCCGTTCCCTGTAACCTGCCAACTGGGCGGCACCGAAGAAGGTCAGCGGCAGGGCCAGTTGCTCCGCCAATTCCAGCAGGCCCGGTTCGTCACGCTTGAGATCGATACTGGCCAGGGCTGTCACCGCCTCAAGTGCGATGTCATGGGACAGCAACGTTTCCTCCAGCAATGTGCGCAACACGCTGGCCGGGCAGCCGCGCTGGCAGCCCAGGCCGACCACCAGCACCTGCCCGCTATTCATGCCTCGTGGTGAGCTTGGCCGTCACGGCGGAACAGCCAGGCGCTGATCAGGCCCAGGGCCAGCCAGAACGCGACGTTGGTCAATTGCGAGGCGATCTTGAACTGGCTTTCAAGGGCTTCGGGCGCCAGCATCGAGTGGGCTTCCGGCTGCGGTGCGCCGATGACGTGGGGTACCAGTAAAGTCGCCACGCCCAGCAGCTTGAGCAGCCAATGCCTGCCGAACGCGATCAGGGCGATGCCCACGGCCGTGGACGCCGCGGTGCCGATCCACCACATTTGCCGTTGAGCCAGGTCGGCCGCCGCGGTACCGGGCAGTTCCGGCGGCAGGCCGAGGGTCGGCGCGAGGACGAAGGTGGCATAACCGGCCAGGCCCCAGAGCAGGCCCTGGGAGGTGCGGGTAGGGGCGCGCAAGGTGTACAGACCCGCCAGCATCAGGGCGAAACCCACCGCGACCACCAGGTTGCCGCCAGTGGTGGACAGCACGCGCTGCCAGCCATCTTCGGGCTCCCAGGCTTCGGCATCATGGGTATGGGCGACGCCGTCGGCATGCTGATGGGCCTCGACAGGGGTTTCGGCAGCCGGGGCTTTTTCGTAGGTTTCGGCCTGCAGGATCAGCGGCGAAACCCATAGGCTTTGCAGAAGGGTCAGCAGCAGGGCGGCCAGCAAACCACTGAACCCGGCGGTTTGCGCAATACGCTTGATCATGTCGGCAGGTCTCAATGGCACGGGAAGGCGGCGCTGTGGCGGGTGTCGTGGGCCGCGTTATGCACCGCTTCGATGTGGGAGAAACCGGCGAAATAGACCAGGCCTGCACCCAGGATCGAAGCGAGGATCGCCGCGCTCAGGCGCTGGCTCAGGGTCGTGGTGCTGCTGGTGGTGCGGGCGGTGGTGCTGATGGTCGACATGGCGCTTCCCTCTGTTCTTGTCTTGGCCAGTGGGTAAATCGAGCGCAATGAAACCTCGGGCAAAAGCCCGTCAGGATCCGAACAGCGCCCGCCCACCGCGGGTTTGTTGATGTTTGAATTACGGGCCGGTCTCCGGGCTCACGAGGGGCAGGGTCTTGGCCTTGCCTGCAAGCGTCACCTTCCCATGCCATCGGGCACAGTGGATCTGACGCTTCGCTCGCTTACCGTTGCGGGGGCAGCACCGGACTGACGTGGCCTTGAAGTAAAGCACACGATTCACCGGTTTCCCGTTTCACCCTGTGAAGGGCACCCGTAACAAATGGTCTGTGTAGCGGGTTCTGTTAGCTCAACTTCGGATGCCAGAACTCCATATCCTGCGTTGCTGTTCCTCGCCATAGCGGGCTATGACTCGTCACAGCGCCTTGGCTATGGAGCTCCGGCATCCAAATTTGAACTAACAGAACCCGCCACACGGACCATGCACAGGAGAGCATGGGGCGGGGTGGGGCGTCAACGTCAGGAGCTGGATCTGATATGGAAACACCCAAGTGGGAGCAAAGCTTGCTCGCGATCCAGACGACGCGGTGCCATGGGGCAAACCGCGTCATCGTTTGTCGCGGGCAAGCCTTGCTCCCACGGTATGAGTTGTCCTT belongs to Pseudomonas sp. B21-028 and includes:
- a CDS encoding nitrite/sulfite reductase; its protein translation is MYVYDEYDQRIIEDRVKQFRDQTRRYLAGELSEEEFRPLRLQNGLYIQRFAPMLRVAVPYGQLTSRQVRKLAQIARDYDKGYAHISTRQNVQYNWPALEDVPEILAELATVQMHAIQTSGNCLRNVTTDQFAGVAADELIDPRPWCEIVRQWTTFHPEFAYLPRKFKIAINGSTSDRAAIEVHDIGLEAVYNAAGELGFRVLVGGGLGRTPVVGAFINEFLPWQDLLSYLDAILRVYNRYGRRDNKYKARIKILVKALTPEVFAEKVEAEMVHLRGGQTTLTEAEVHRVAKHFVDPQYKALDNQDFVALDKEYPGFARWRSRNTLAHKKPGYIAVTLSLKPTGVAPGDITDKQLDAVADLAERYSFGQLRTSHEQNIILADVEQSQLFTLWGELREQGFATPNIGLLTDMICCPGGDFCSLANAKSIPIAESIQRRFDDLDYLFDIGELDLNISGCMNACGHHHVGHIGILGVDKKGEEFYQVSLGGSGTRDASLGKILGPSFAQDDMPDVIEKLIDVYIEQRTEDERFIDTYQRIGIDLFKERVYAANH
- a CDS encoding DUF2970 domain-containing protein, translated to MDDPADNKPPTLLQMMHSVLAAAFGVQSGKNRARDFTHGKPSHFVILGIAFTVIFALTLFGIVKLVVHLAGL
- the metH gene encoding methionine synthase, which encodes MSDRSARLYLLQQALKERILILDGGMGTMIQSYKLEEQDYRGKRFADWPSDVKGNNDLLVLTRPDVIGSIEKAYLDAGADILETNTFNATQVSQADYGMQGLAYELNLEGARLARKVADAKTLETPDKPRFVAGVLGPTSRTCSLSPDVNNPGYRNVTFDELVENYTEATKGLIEGGADLILIETIFDTLNAKAAIFAVQGVYEELGVELPIMISGTITDASGRTLSGQTTEAFWNSVAHAKPISVGLNCALGASELRPYLEELSNKASTHVSAHPNAGLPNEFGEYDELPAQTAKVIEEFAQSGFLNIVGGCCGTTPAHIEAIAKAVAGYAPRQIPEIPRACRLSGLEPFTIDRSSLFVNVGERTNITGSAKFARLIREDNYTEALEVALQQVEAGAQVIDINMDEGMLDSKKAMVTFLNLIAGEPDISRVPIMIDSSKWEVIEAGLKCIQGKGIVNSISMKEGVEQFIHHAKLCKRYGAAVVVMAFDEAGQADTEARKKEICKRSYDILVNEVGFPPEDIIFDPNIFAVATGIEEHNNYAVDFINACAYIRDELPYALTSGGVSNVSFSFRGNNPVREAIHSVFLLYAIRAGLTMGIVNAGQLEIYDQIPAELRDAVEDVILNRTPEGTDALLAIADKYKGDGSTKEAETEEWRNWDVNKRLEHALVKGITTHIVEDTEESRLSFARPIEVIEGPLMAGMNIVGDLFGAGKMFLPQVVKSARVMKQAVAHLIPFIEAEKGDKPEAKGKILMATVKGDVHDIGKNIVGVVLGCNGYDIVDLGVMVPAEKILQVAKEEKCDIIGLSGLITPSLDEMVHVAREMQRQDFHLPLMIGGATTSKAHTAVKIEPKYSNDAVIYVTDASRAVGVATQLLSKELKPAFVEKTRQDYIEVRERTANRSARTERLSYPAALAKKPQFDWSSYQPVKPTFTGARVLNDIDLNVLAEYIDWTPFFISWDLAGKFPRILTDEVVGEAATALYADAQAMLRKLIDEKLISARAVFGFWPANQVHDDDLEVYGDDGKPLARLHHLRQQIIKTDGKPNFSLADFVAPKDSGVTDYVGGFITTAGIGAEEVAKAYQQAGDDYNSIMVKALADRLAEACAEWLHQQVRKEHWGYAKDESLDNEALIKEQYTGIRPAPGYPACPDHTEKATLFRLLDPEASELKAGRSGVFLTEHYAMFPAAAVSGWYFAHPQAQYFAVGKIDKDQVQSYTGRKGQELSVTERWLAPNLGYDN
- a CDS encoding fatty acid cis/trans isomerase yields the protein MPYRVLFGSLLLLLSFTAAAKDPVPALSYTRDIQPIFTEKCVACHACYDSACQLNLGSGEGAARGASKMSVYDGERRQAAVPTRLFYDASGPRAWQRKGFYSVLDAQGSQAALMAQMLALGHGAPLQPNAKLPEDIVLGLGRENSCAMPGQFDGYAAAHPREGMPLAVTGLTDQQYQTLQRWLAAGAPIDQQALAPSAAEALQVLQWENLLNAPGARESLVARWLFEHWFLAHIYFKDGEPGHFFQWVRSRTPSGQPIDLINTRRPSDDPGTRVYYRLWAVQGVIVHKTHITYGLSAAKMARIKSLFYKGNWQVTALPGYGPERRSNPFSTFEAIPAQARYQFMLDNAEYFVRTFIRGPVCRGQIATDVIRDNFWALFQAPEHDLYITDPNYRGQATPLLAMPGQNDDVGSVVSLWLDYRDKRNAYEALRRDNYAELPAPSWSTLWAGNDNALLSIFRHFDSASVTKGLIGEVPQTMWLFDFPLLERTYYQLAVNFDVFGNVSHQAQTRLYFDLIRNGAEQNFLRLMPADARAGYLDDWYQSGGKFKMWLDYESIDNDKPTALKLDERDPKGDFTRQLLVRYGELNARPDPINRCDGAYCSRPNINPALQNAEQALSRLVSRPAAGLRVIDQLPEATMLRIETADGHREIYSLLRNRAHSNVAFLLGEERRYQPGLDTLTVYPGVLSSYPNFMFNVPAGQVPAFVDAMESVQDEQAFERIVERWGIRRSHPQFWYYFHDLSRYIEETEPLEAGVLDMNRYQNL
- the nfuA gene encoding Fe-S biogenesis protein NfuA, whose protein sequence is MTAITITDAAHDYLADLLSKQNTPGIGIRIFITQPGTQYAETCIAYCKPGEEKPEDTALGLKSFTAYIDSFSEAFLDDAVVDYATDRMGGQLTIKAPNAKVPMVNADSPINERINYYLQTEINPGLASHGGQVSLIDVVEDGIAVLQFGGGCQGCGQADVTLKEGIERTLLERIPELKGVRDVTDHTQKENAYY
- the cobM gene encoding precorrin-4 C(11)-methyltransferase, whose product is MTVYFIGAGPGDPELITVKGQRLVRSCAVIIYAGSLVPAAVLEGHCAEQVINSAELHLEQIIALMETAHRNGQDVARVHSGDPSLYGAIGEQIRCLRELGIPFEIIPGVTATSACAALLGAELTLPDISQSVILTRYADKTAMPAGEELVSLAQHGATMAIHLGVNHLEKIVGELLPHYGADCPIAVIHRATWPDQDWVMGTLADIAAKVQAKGFRRTALILVGRVLGNDVFSDSSLYRAGHAHLYRP